Proteins encoded together in one Impatiens glandulifera chromosome 1, dImpGla2.1, whole genome shotgun sequence window:
- the LOC124917138 gene encoding L-ascorbate oxidase homolog, with product MGRIKPSLVVASALCLFLSLAVNAEDPYLFYTWTVTYGTISPLGIPQQGILINNQFPGPKINSTSNNNIVINVFNHLDEPLLFTWHGIQQRKNSWQDGTLGTMCPILPGTNFTYHFQVKDQIGSYFYFPTTSLHRAAGGIGSLVIHSRDLIPVPFDSPADDFSVLLGDWFLKGDKGSKRVLDGGRSLGRPDGIQINGMSGKVGEHGEALATMEPGKTYRYRFCNVGMKTSVNVRFQGHSMKLVEIEGSHTIQNVYDSLDIHVGQCASVLVTADNVPKDYYLVVSTRFLKNPLQAVRIIKYTNGHEPASSVLPMVPFDLTENDIAWSINQFRTFRWNLTASAARPNPQGSYHYGGINITKTIKFVNSRSHVNGKLRYAINGISHVDTETPLKLAEYYGVHDKVFEYNVINSNESEIKIAANVVNATFRNYIEIIFENREKTIQGYHLDGYSFFAVAIEAGKWSAEKRVNYNMLDAISRHTIQVYPGSWAAVMLTMDNAGMWNMRSTMGEKMYLGQQLYFSVLSPEHSLRDEYNLPETSIRCGVVKGLPNPPPYSV from the exons atggGAAGAATCAAACCATCTCTAGTTGTTGCTTCTGCATTATGTCTCTTCTTATCGTTGGCCGTAAACGCGGAGGATCCTTACCTATTCTACACATGGACCGTCACTTACGGAACCATATCCCCTCTAGGTATACCCCAACAAGGCATCCTAATTAACAACCAATTTCCCGGTCCCAAAATCAACTCTACATCCAACAACAACATTGTTATCAATGTTTTCAACCATCTCGACGAACCTCTCCTCTTCACATGGCATGGTATTCAACAGCGAAAGAACTCTTGGCAAGACGGAACACTAGGTACCATGTGCCCCATTTTGCCAGGGACTAATTTCACTTATCATTTTCAAGTCAAGGATCAAATCGGAAGTTACTTCTACTTCCCCACAACCTCTCTTCACCGCGCCGCCGGTGGTATAGGCTCCCTAGTTATTCACAGCCGCGACTTAATTCCCGTCCCTTTTGATTCCCCAGCCGACGACTTCTCTGTTTTGTTGGGTGATTGGTTTCTCAAGGGCGACAAAGGGAGTAAAAGGGTACTAGACGGAGGTCGCTCGCTTGGCAGGCCTGATGGGATTCAGATCAACGGAATGTCTGGCAAAGTCGGGGAACATGGAGAGGCCCTCGCTACAATGGAACCTGGAAAGACTTACAG GTATAGATTCTGTAACGTGGGCATGAAGACTTCAGTTAACGTGAGGTTTCAAGGCCATAGCATGAAGCTAGTGGAGATCGAGGGGTCACATACGATACAAAACGTATACGACTCCCTCGACATCCACGTCGGCCAATGCGCGTCCGTCCTAGTGACGGCCGACAACGTTCCAAAAGACTACTACCTCGTGGTCTCCACCCGGTTTTTGAAGAATCCTCTCCAGGCCGTCCGTATAATCAAATACACCAACGGTCACGAACCAGCTTCCAGTGTTCTTCCTATGGTTCCATTCGATTTAACCGAAAACGACATAGCCTGGTCGATAAACCAATTCAGAACATTCAGATGGAACCTAACCGCAAGCGCAGCCCGTCCAAACCCACAAGGCTCGTACCATTACGGCGGCATAAACATAACAAAGACAATCAAGTTCGTAAATTCGAGGAGTCACGTTAACGGGAAACTAAGATACGCCATCAACGGTATCTCCCATGTGGATACCGAAACCCCATTAAAACTCGCCGAATATTACGGCGTTCACGACAAGGTCTTCGAGTATAACGTCATCAATTCGAATGAATCTGAGATTAAGATTGCGGCGAACGTGGTAAACGCGACGTTCCGTAATTACATTgagattatatttgaaaatagagagaaGACGATACAGGGTTATCATCTGGATGGGTACTCGTTTTTCGCGGTGGCGATTGAAGCGGGGAAATGGAGTGCTGAAAAGAGGGTGAACTATAACATGTTGGATGCGATTAGTAGACATACGATTCAGGTATATCCGGGGTCTTGGGCGGCGGTGATGTTGACGATGGATAATGCTGGAATGTGGAATATGAGATCGACGATGGGGGAGAAGATGTATTTGGGACAACAGCTTTATTTTAGTGTTCTTTCGCCGGAACATTCACTTAGAGATGAATATAACCTTCCAGAAACATCTATTCGTTGTGGTGTTGTCAAGGGTTTACCAAACCCACCACCTTATAGTGTTTAA